Sequence from the Fibrobacter sp. UWR2 genome:
TCCTGGCGCCGTCTTCAAGAAATTCCTTGCCCTGGTTCACCTTCTTCACGGCTTCCGCGAAACCCTTGTAGTTCTGGATGTCTGCGGGCGTTATGCCGTATTTTTCCATGATGCGCTTGTTGCCGAGTACGGGGCGGATGTCGATAAACCAAGGGATGGAATAGATGTTTGTGTCGGCGTCGATGTGCGAGGTGTACCATGAAACCGGTACAAACCGGTTGGAGTCAATCTTGTCGAGACTTGCGTTCAGGGGCTTGAGCTCGCCACGTGCAGCGAAGTAGGGAACCCAAGTGGAGCCCAGCTGCAGTACGTCGGGTGCATCGTTGCCGGTCTCGAGCATTGTAGAGATGCGGTTCCAGGCCACGCCCCAGTCGAGTACGGTTACCTTTGTTGGTATGCGCGTCTTCTGGGTGAAAGCTTCGAGCTGCTGTTCCAGTTTTTCTTGTGGGGTGGCCCCGTTGGGCATGATCCAGATGCTGAGCGAATCGGCCGCAAGCGCCTGCGACGCAAAAATCGCTGCAGATAGAGCGAGTCTCCTAAACCTAAACACCATATGTTTTCCTTTTCCCTTTGGGGCTACCGGGCGATAGCGAGGTAATCCCTTGTTCAAATTATATAATAATTTGTAGATTCTGCATGGTAAAATTTGATAAAAGGAGTGTCTTTATGCTGGTTGCCTGTGGTATAGCCGAGCGTGACGGGAAGGTCCTTATTTGCAAAAGGCCGGCGGGAGTGCCGTATGCCGGGTGCTGGGAATTCCCTTCGGAGGTGGTGGAAGGCGATGAAACCCTTGAAAACTGCTTGGAAAAGGCTTTTTTCGGGAGGCTGTCGGTAAATTTGTACGTAACTCGCCTGATTGGCGCCCATGATTCCGTTTGCGATAAAAATTGCCGTATTTTTACGTTTAGGACCGATTTTTTGGGAAGAAAAACACTATTGACGGGCTATGATGGTGCTAAATGGGTGAGCGTCAACAAGTTACGCAACTTTAGGCTGTTCCCGGATACTGTGACATTTGTCAAAAAAATGGAAAATTTTTTTAAAATTTCTGTTTAAAAAGCTTTTTTTATTTATATTTTTCATGTCGTAAATACGATAAACTAAACCCCCTTAAGGAGATTGAAAAATGAAAAAAGGTATCGCTGCTCTCGTTTGCGCCGGCATGATCACCCTCACGGGCTGCTATGGTAGCAACGCTTGCTTCGAAAAGCTTCACAAGTGGAACGGCACGCTTGGCAACAAGTGGCTCAACTCTATCGTCCACTTCTTCCTCAACATCTTTGGTGTTTACATCATCTGCCTTGGCCTCATTGACGGCCTCGTGCTCAACACCATCGAATTCTGGACCGGCTCCAACCCGCTCGCTTCTGGCGACTCCTACTTCGAACAGGACGCTCAGGGCAACTCCATTGCCGCCGTGAAGAACTCCGATGGCACGATGTCTGTTGAAGTGACCACCGCTGCTGGCGAAAAGGCCAACCTCACGCTCCAGCGCGATGAAAACGTTGTCCGCGCTCTCGACGCCGAAGGCAACCTCGTCGCTCAGTACAACATCGAAAAGTAATTCTGCTTTAGACATGTTTCTGGAACCCTGGCTCTTGCCAGGGTTTTTCTGTTTGTAAACCAAAAAATGCGCTTTTTTTACGGTCTGGGGCGCATTTTTCCTGTTTTTTAATGTATTTTGGGGGTATGACAAGGCGTGTTTGTAACCAGACACATCTTTTTTGGCGTTTGGCATCATGGGCGGCAGTGTTTTTTACTGCAATCGCCCTTTGCGCCTGTGTAGATGACTATGTGAACCGTGGTAACGAGGCTTTGCGCATCGGGGACTTTGACCGCGCCGTTACGAATTTTTCGAAGGCGCTCGATGAACAGCCCGCAAATAGGGATGCCCGTTATGGCTTGGCACTTTCTTACTATGCCATTGCCGAAGACCGTGAACACCTCAAGTCGGCGACGACCGAAATGTGGGAACGTACGGTCAATGAATTCCGCATCCTTTCGAAGGTCGATTCCACGGACCGTATTGCACCGGCGTACTCGACAAGCCTTTTCTACCTAGCGCGTGCGACCCTGATGAAGAACGGGCGTGCCAACGTGATTTCGCTATTGGACCAGTCGATACGGCTTGACAGTGCTAATTACTTTAGTCACAACTTGAAGGCGATTTTGCTCGGGAACATGGGCCGTATCGAAGAAGCGAAGAAGATTTTCGTGTTCATCGTAACGAAGGAACCGAAGTTTGCATCGGCCTACCTGAACCTTGGAAACCTATACTGGGCCGAAGGCGACGTGGAGTCGGCGTGGGATATATGGTCGATGGGCCACGAGGCTGTGCCCGCAGATGTTGAACTAGCACGCTGGACCGCCACTGCCGAGGATTCTCTAAAGGCGCTTGTCTCGTCGGGAGAACTATGAGCGTACTTGCGGGGGTCGAACGTTGCGTGCTGTTGCACGAAGGCGGCGAGGCCCGCATTTACAAGGTATATTCCGGCTCCAAGGCGTATGCGCTCAAGTGGTATGCCGAAGGTTCCCGTATAGATGCCCGTGTAATGGATTGCCTGAGTGGCGAAAAGTTTGCGGGGGTCTACCATGTGCTTGAAACAGGCGAGAAGGCGGGCCGGCCTTACCTAGTATACGATTATGTGGAAGGCGTTCCGCTTGCAGGTACGTTCTCGCTGCCCGTCCCGTTTGCTATCTCTGTGGTGAGGAGCCTGGTGCAGTCGCTTGCCGGGCTTGAAAAGCGCGGCATCCATCACGGAGACTTGAATCCATCGAACGTGCTACTTGACAGGGGTGGCGGTCCGACGCTCATCGATTGCGGGATTGTCGGGCCGGGCGCGCTCCCTTATGCGGCGCCGGAAAGGTTCCAGGGGAGGGCGGCCGACACGAAAAGCGACTTGTACAGCTTGGGCCTGTTGCTGTATCGCATGGTGGCGGGAGAAGACCTGCTCAACTGCGCCCGGTACGAGGACTACGCGCAGGCGGCCTCGCAGATAGAATCTATGGAACCGACCTCTCGCCTGTACGGCAAGCGGATCGATGTGCAGGCGCTGTCGGCGCTTGACCCCTTATGGGGAGCGACTTTGCGTGCAAATCCGGACGACCGCGCGGAAGATTTCGAGGAGTTGGACGAACTGCTCGAAATCGCATTTGACAAGATTTGCGGGGGGAGCGTCTCCTGGAATTCTTTACGGGCGGGCCTTCTTGCGACTCTTGCCCCAAAAATTGGAACGAATCGTGACGAATCGGCTCATATTTGCGAACTACCGCGTGAATTTGTTGTGAGGAAGCCCACAAGTAGGCGAAAGGCCTTCCTTTTTGCGGGTGTTTTTGGTACTATATTGATATTGTTGTTGCTTTTCCTGGCGCTTTGGCCTAGGAATCCTTCTATCGACGAGACTGGGGCGCTTCTGCTCCAGAATTCGAGGACGATGGAAGATTGGGGGGCGCCTTCCGATTCTTCTGTCGAAGGCGTTTCCGGAAAAGTACTCGAGTCGCTTCCTATGCCAGGGGAGAGCGGTGAGGATGTTGAATAACGAACGGAGTCATGTGTATGAAATCGGAATCGATGCTTGCGACAGAGAAGATGCTGGATGTGGTCAAGACGCTCCTTGACGAGGAACAGCCGGAGAGCCTCTTCACGAAGATTCTGGAGGTCGCCAAGGGCGTGCTCCACGCGGATGCCGGCGTCCTGGATATTGCTGGCGAGACTCCGCTCCATTTCTCGAATCCTGAACAGGTAAGCATTTCTATTTCTGCGGTAAGGCAGGCGAAGAACGAGAAGCGCGCCGTAGTCTGGAACCAACTCGATGACGATGGAGCGGACCTTTCCAAATCTATCGTGCAGAACCAGCTTACGAGTATCATGGTTTCGCCGTTCCGCACTCCCGATAGCGAGTCGGGCTACCTCTATTTGCAGCGCGCCGCCCGCGAGGAGCCGTTTACCGAAGAGGACAGCCAACTGTTCGATGATTTCGTTGCGGTTTGCGAAAAGTTCGCGTTTGCCGCCTACGACCGCCTGCGCGACAAGGAATCGCTCGATATGCTCAAGAACGTGGTGCGCAAGGACGATATCGTTTATTCGAGCAAGGTCATGGCGGATCTCGTCGCCTTGGCCGAAAAACTGTCTACGCTCCCGCTCCCGGTAATCATTCGTGGCGAGACCGGTACGGGCAAGGAAGTGTTTGCGAGGTTCATCCACAAGCACAGCCCGCGCGCTGACCGTCCGTTTATCGCGGTCAACTGCGGCGCCATTCCGGAACACTTGATTGAATCCTTGCTGTTCGGACATGCGCGTGGTTCGTTTACGGGCGCTGTCGATACCCGCAAGGGCTTTTTCGAGGAGGCCGATGGCGGAACAATCTTCCTGGACGAAATCGGCGAACTCCCGATGAACATGCAGGTTAAGCTTT
This genomic interval carries:
- a CDS encoding NUDIX domain-containing protein, whose product is MLVACGIAERDGKVLICKRPAGVPYAGCWEFPSEVVEGDETLENCLEKAFFGRLSVNLYVTRLIGAHDSVCDKNCRIFTFRTDFLGRKTLLTGYDGAKWVSVNKLRNFRLFPDTVTFVKKMENFFKISV
- a CDS encoding DUF3332 family protein, producing MKKGIAALVCAGMITLTGCYGSNACFEKLHKWNGTLGNKWLNSIVHFFLNIFGVYIICLGLIDGLVLNTIEFWTGSNPLASGDSYFEQDAQGNSIAAVKNSDGTMSVEVTTAAGEKANLTLQRDENVVRALDAEGNLVAQYNIEK
- a CDS encoding tetratricopeptide repeat protein, producing the protein MFFTAIALCACVDDYVNRGNEALRIGDFDRAVTNFSKALDEQPANRDARYGLALSYYAIAEDREHLKSATTEMWERTVNEFRILSKVDSTDRIAPAYSTSLFYLARATLMKNGRANVISLLDQSIRLDSANYFSHNLKAILLGNMGRIEEAKKIFVFIVTKEPKFASAYLNLGNLYWAEGDVESAWDIWSMGHEAVPADVELARWTATAEDSLKALVSSGEL
- a CDS encoding serine/threonine protein kinase is translated as MSVLAGVERCVLLHEGGEARIYKVYSGSKAYALKWYAEGSRIDARVMDCLSGEKFAGVYHVLETGEKAGRPYLVYDYVEGVPLAGTFSLPVPFAISVVRSLVQSLAGLEKRGIHHGDLNPSNVLLDRGGGPTLIDCGIVGPGALPYAAPERFQGRAADTKSDLYSLGLLLYRMVAGEDLLNCARYEDYAQAASQIESMEPTSRLYGKRIDVQALSALDPLWGATLRANPDDRAEDFEELDELLEIAFDKICGGSVSWNSLRAGLLATLAPKIGTNRDESAHICELPREFVVRKPTSRRKAFLFAGVFGTILILLLLFLALWPRNPSIDETGALLLQNSRTMEDWGAPSDSSVEGVSGKVLESLPMPGESGEDVE
- a CDS encoding sigma-54-dependent Fis family transcriptional regulator, whose amino-acid sequence is MKSESMLATEKMLDVVKTLLDEEQPESLFTKILEVAKGVLHADAGVLDIAGETPLHFSNPEQVSISISAVRQAKNEKRAVVWNQLDDDGADLSKSIVQNQLTSIMVSPFRTPDSESGYLYLQRAAREEPFTEEDSQLFDDFVAVCEKFAFAAYDRLRDKESLDMLKNVVRKDDIVYSSKVMADLVALAEKLSTLPLPVIIRGETGTGKEVFARFIHKHSPRADRPFIAVNCGAIPEHLIESLLFGHARGSFTGAVDTRKGFFEEADGGTIFLDEIGELPMNMQVKLLRVLQEKHITRVGDNREIPVNVRVISATHVDLEAAVREKRFREDLYFRIQVMPLVIPPLRERGQDVVLLAEEFVKRYGAEYGRGRFKMSRNTEKALLGYHWPGNVRELENRIQKGLVQAVHGVIQPKDIGLDEVQKEAKESPRTLKEAREAVERDVIGRALRDSNANLTLAATILGIDRKVLREVMERLGMKKEDFKS